CTCCGCCCGCGTTGCCGGTCGGCCGGCGGATGCCGCGGCCCGCGGGTGCCGGATCGGATGCCGGATGCCGGATGCCGGATGCCGGGAGAAAAATGCCGGTTCTCCACGTCGGAGGCCGACATTTTCCTCCCCGCATCCCCGTCGCCCGGGGTGTTCGGGGCCTACCCGCCCGTGGGTACGAACTTCACCGCGTTCGTGCGCAAGTATCCGGCGGCGCCGTTCGTGAGCGTCACAGCCCCTGACGTTCCGGCATCGAACCGACTCGTGCCGAGCAGCATCCACTGCATTCCGCCGCTCGTCTGGTTGATCTCGGTGACGATCGTGCCGTCGGCGCCGCTCACCGTGTACCGCGCGACCGGTGTGGAGTTCGAATTGTTCGGGACCCAGGCCCAGACCTCATACTCGCCGGCGGCCGGCAGATCGGGCCGCCACTCTACGCTCGCGACGCCGTTCTTGCTCGCCCGCGTCTTCGACGCGAGCCAGCCAGGTACGCTCGAGGGCGCCCAGGTTCCAGCGATCTCGGTGTAGCCCTCGTCTTCCACACCGATGATCGTCATCGGCAGCGGCGTGACTTCGACCGTTGTCGGCTTCGACTCGTTGCCGACGAAGTCGACCGTGGTGATCGTGATCGTGTGGGCGATGCCGTTGTCCAGATCGGGAACCTCGAAACCGAGATCGCGATTGTGGGCGTCGTTCGTGTTACCGAACGGTTCAGGCGTGATGAGCACACCGTCGGCGTAGACGTTGTATCCACCGAGGTCGAGCTCGCTGTTCTGGTCCCAGTAGAGAACCGCCTTGCCGTTGGCCGCCTCGGCCACGACACCGGTCGGCGGCTTCGGCGCTTGGGTGTCCTGCGGCACGACCGCAGGGACCACGGCGGACGCCTCCGATTCGTTGCCGAGCCGATCGACCGCGGTCACCGAGATCGCGTAGGTCTCGCCGCCGAGCAGTTCGTGGAACTGGAACGACGTGCGCTGCACGGGTTGCCAGGTGAGACGCTGTCCGTCGAGGTAGACGTGGTACCCCACGACGTCGGCGTCGTCGACGGCACCCCACTCGGCGGTGAACCAGTTGTCGCCGATCGGCGGCGTGCGCTCGACATCGACTTCAAGACCGGTCGGTGCCGAAGGGGCGCCGGCCTCGGGTGCCGCAGCGACGAACTTCACGGCGTCTGCCCGCATGATCCCGGTCACACCGTAGTCCTTGCCGAACTCCACGTAGGAGTCGGCGGAGTCGCCCTCGCCGAGGGCGAAGTTGCCGAGCCGGACCCATCGCGCCGTCGGCACGCTCGCATCGATCGTGACATCGGTGCGTTCGCCACCGGAGACGACGGTGTAGCGGGCATCCGATGGGTTCTCCCCACGCGGTGCGACCCAGGCGTATACGTCGTAGGTTCCGGCATCCAGCTCCGGCGTCCAGCGTGCGGTCGCGCTCGAGGCGCTCGCATACCTGGTGCTGCTGCCGCGCCAGCCGGTGATCGCCGTCGACCCACCCCACGTACCGGTCTCCGAGTATCCGGCGCCGCCGTCTTCGACGACCACCGCCGGCAGGAACTTCACGGCATCGGCACGCAGCACCCCGCTGCCGGCGGCATCACCGGCCACCGCAACGCCTTGGCCCTGACCTGGCGTGAAGTCATGAACTCCGAGGCTCACCCATTGCTGCCCCGCCCCGCGTTGATCGACCACGACATCGACGCCTCCGCTGTCGTTCGTGACCGTGTATCGTGCCGCCGAGTGCCCGGTCTGCAGGATGTTCGCGTTCCAGACGAAGACCTCGTACGAGCCGGCTTCAGTGAGCGCCGGCGTCCACGAGGCCGTCGCGCCCGCACCGTCAGCACGGCGCACCGACTTGTCCTGAGCACCGAATGCCACCTGACGACCGTCCGTCAGCTCATCGGCCCACTGCCCTGATTCGACGTACCCGGCATCGCCGTTGTCGACGATGAGCTGAGCGGCCGACGCATCCGCTCCGCTCTCGACCGGTGCGAAGTAGCGGAAGTAGTCCCACGTCGTCTCACCGGGCAGGTTCGTCTCATCGACGGGTGCGGTGTAGCCGAGTGTCGTCAACCAGATGTTCTGGATACCGTGCGGTCCGGCCTTCGGCAGCACGTTCATCAGCACGCCGTCCGTGAAGAAGCGCACCTCGGTGGGCGTCCACTCGAAACCGTAGTTGTGGTACTCGAGCGCGGAGTTCGCCTGGGTGATGAGCTTGCCCTGGTTGCCGACGTGCTCGGGCACGAACCAGTGCGAGTGGTACGCGAGCTTGTCCGGCGCATGCGAATCGACCTCGAAGCCGTCAATCTCGTTGATGCGATTGTGCGGCCCGCGATAATCGGGCACATCGGGGATGTACGCCGAGAGCCCGGTGGTCCAGAATGCGGAATGGAAGCCCTGGTCGCCCCAGAGCTTCGCCCGCGTCTCGTAGTAGCCGTAGCCGAACCAGCGATTCGAGACCACCCCACCGCACGTGTAATCCTCGCCGTTGGCCTGCTCGGCCTTGATGGCGATATGCAGCAGGCCGTCGCTGACGCTCACATTGTCCGGCTGATTCGAGCACTCGGCCTTCTCCCCCTCTCGATAGAACCACTCGCTCTCATCGAGTCCGGTGCCATCGTCGTTCACGCCGTCGAACTCGTCGGCCCATGCCAGCTGATAGCCGGGCGGAGCATTCGAAGGCGATGGCTCTTCGACAGCGACGGCAGGGTTGCCGCCGGGGGCGGCGACCAGCAGAGCGCCGGCGACGGCAAAAGCCGCGGACAGCCCGACGAGGCGTCGCGAACGGACGGGGAAACAGGTTCGATCTCGTGCCATGACAATGCTCCTTTGCACTGCTGCGGATACTTTTGAGGCACCCCGATCGCCGCCCGCCCGCGGTTCCCCGCAGACGGTCGGCGTCGAGACGTTATGAGTTCGCGTCGAGCAGGTCCTGCACTTCCTTCTTCAGGGAGTTGAGGCCGGATTGCACGTCACCCTGACCGGCGAGGATGTTCGCGACACCTGCGCCGATCGCGGTGTCGATCTGCGCCGTCACTGCGACGCGGTCCCAGGCTGCACCGCGAGCATGCTCGGACACCTCTGTACGGAACGCGGTCTGGAACTTGTCGGCGGCGAGCGCCGGGATCTGGTCGGCGACCTTCTTGGATGCCGGCGCCACCGCAGATCGTTCGTAGAGGTCCGTCGCGGACTTGACGTCTGTCAAGGCATAGAGGATGAACTCGCGGCTGGTGACCTCGCCCTCCCCTGCAGTCGCGAAGAGCCCGCCACCCCAGGCACGGTTGTACGACTCATTGCCGTTGGCGGTCGGTCGCGCGATCGCGCCGATGTTGTCGATGATGTTCTGCGCAGCGCCGTTCGTCACGACGAACGTGGAGGCGAGCGGGGCGTCGTCGTAGAGCGCCGCCCTTCCGCTCGCGAACAGGATGCGCGCATCGCTGCGCGCGACGTTCGTCTGCGTGAGCCCGGCGTCCTGCAGCGACTTGTACCAGGTGATCGCCTCGACGCTCTCTTCGTCACCGATGGTGCATTCGAAGTCATCGGTGACGACCTCGCTCCCGAAGCCCCACATCCAGTGGGCGGCATCCTTCAGATCGGGGTTCTTCGTCACCGCGGCATACGGGATCAACGACGGGTCCTGCGTCTTGATCTTCTCGAGCGCGGTGGCGAACTCCTCCACGGTCATACCGGACTTGATGCCGACGCTCTTCGCGATCTCCCCGTTGGTGATGATGCCGATGCCGGCTGCGGTCAGCGGAAGCACGAGCAGCTTGCCGTCCATCGTGTAGGCATCGAGCACGCCCTGCGGGATCTCGAGGTCTTCGGCCAGGTCGGTGAGGTCGGCGAGGATGTTCATCGGCGTCAGCACCTGCCATCCGCCAGACTGCCCGACACCCATGAGGTTGCCCGATCGGCCGGTGAGTGCCAGCTGCGTCGCGGCCTGGTCGTACGGGTAGACGACCGGAGCGACGGTCACGTCGTTCGCCTTGGAGAAGTTGTCGAGGATCGCCTGCCACGCGGGCTTCAGAGCTTCTTCGCCCAATGAGTTGCCGTAGAAGTTGATCGTCTTGGCTTCTGTGGCGGCGTTCGCGCCGGCACCGGTGCCTGCTCCCGGCGCGGCGGGAGTTGCGCAGCCGGCGAGCGTGAGGACGCCGAATGCGGCGAGCGCGGTACTCCCGCCGAGGAAGGCGCGGCGGCTGAGTTGCGCGGTCGAGATGTTCATGGAAACTGCTCCTTCGTCGAGATGATCGGGTCGAGGTGGTTCGGTGGAGCTTCGCTATCCCTTGACCGCCCCCGACGCGAGGCCGGAGACGAAGTAGCGCTGGAGGATGATGAAGATGATGACGAGCGGCAACGATGTGACGAGGGATGCCGCCATGAGCGCCGGCCAATCGGCCGTTCCCTCACGGATGAACGCCTGAGTCAGGCCGGCGGGCAGGGTCTGCTTGTCCGGACCGGCGAGTGTGAGCGCGAAGAGCAGATCGCTCCAGCCGCGCATGAATGCGAACATCGCTGCCGTGATGATTCCCGGCACGACGAGCGGGAACACGATCCTGAACATCGTCCCTATGCGGGAGAGCCCGTCGACCTTCGCCGCCTCGAGGATGTCATCGGGAAGAGCATCCATGATGCCCTTCAAGAGGAACACCACCAGGGGCAGCGTGAAGGTCGTGAACGAGATGATCAGAGCCGTGTACGTGTAGAGCAGCCCGGCCGAGCTCAGCATCAGGTACAGCGAGATGAGAAGAAGCGCACCGGGGATGAGCTGCCCGATGAGGAACATGAACATCATCGCGTTGCGCCCGCGGTAGCGGAACTTCGAGAGCGAGTACGCCATGAAGCCGCCGACGATGACCGCCAGGAGCGCCGTCCCGCTCGAGACGATGACACTGTTCACGAGGCTCTTCAGCAGAGCGTCGTTCTGGAAGAACCCGACGAAGTTCTCGAGGGTCGGGTTGACCGGGAACAGCGGCCGATCGAGGGAGAAGACGTCTTCTTTCCTCGTGATCGCCGTCGCGATCAGCCAGTAGATCGGCAGCAGCCCGAAGAGGACCAGCAGCGTCAGGCCGACTCGCCCTGGAATCGACAGGCTTGGACGGGTGATCGCCTCACCGACGTCACGACTACGACTCATCACTTCTCCAGCCGTCGGTTGAGGAACAGATATCCGCTCGAGATGATCGCGAGCAGAACCAGCCAGAGCACTCCCATGGCGGATGCCTTGCCGAGCTCATAGCTGCCGAATGCGAGCTGGTAGAGGCTGAGAGCAAGGGTCGTGGTGGAGTCGCCTGGCCCGCCACCGGTCATCACGAAGATCGTGTCGAAGTTGCCGAAGTTGTAGATGAACTCGAGCACGGCCACGAGGGTGACAGGACCGACGATGTGGGGCAGTGAGATGTAGCGGAATCGCTGTGACCGGGTGGCACCGTCGATCGTCGCGGCCTCGATCTGCTCGCTCGGCAGGGTCTGCAGTACCGCGAGTGCGACGACCATGATCCAGGGGAACGAGTGCCATGTCTTCGCGATCACGACGGCAGCCATGGCTCCGGCAGGATTGCCGAGCATGCTGACCTCCGGCAGCCCGACCATCGAGAGCAGGTGGTTGAGGACGCCATAGCTGTCGTTGAAGATCCATGCCCAGAGGAAGGAGACGACCACACCGGGGAGCAGCCACGGAAGCATGAGCGCTCCACGGAGGATCGTGCGTCCGCGGATGCGCGCGTTCAGAAGGATTGCGAGAGCAACGCCGAGGATCAAGGGGAAGATCGTGGAGAGCGAGGAGAAGACGAGGGTGGTACCCAGACGTTCTGCGAACTCACCGAAGATGGATGTGTAGTTGCCGAATCCGACGAAGGTGCGCTCCGGTCTCAGCAGGGACTGATCGTAGAGGCTCGTACCGATGCTCGAGACGAGCGGGTAGATCGCGATCACGAGGAAGAGGAGGACCGCGGGGAGCGCGATCATGAAACCGAACGTGCGGTCCTTCGCACCGAGGGTCGACCGCCGCCCCGAGCGCGGCTCGACCCGCTCGCTTGTCGCGGGCCGGTCAAGGGTGGCTTGCTGCATTGCGTGTGCTTTCCAGTCAGTGGGCGGCCTGCTTCCAGGCCTTGTGCGTCGTCGTCACAATCGTCGACGTTGACGTGGGGCCAGTAAATCACAATGCGGATCTGAAATCCACAAAATGCATAACTAACCCACATTTGTGTTGCTCGCCGCAACTTCTCTCATTAGGATGACTGGCAGCGGCGACGAGCCGCAGCGTCACAGGGTGCGGTGTCAGCCTGGAGAAGGAGTCACGATGGCATCCGAATCGGTAGGCGGCACCCAGACCGTCGAGAGGGCGATGTCGTTGCTCGCGTGCTTCACCGAAGAGTCAGGTGAACTGCGCGTCTCCGAGCTCTGCACTCTCACCGGGCTCGGCCAGTCCACCGTGTCGCGCATGATGTCGGCGCTGGATCGCATGAAGTTCGTCATCCAGGACGACCGCACCGGCCTCTACCGGCTCGGCCCGGCCGCCGTGTCCCTCGGCACGATCGCTCTGAACGGCTCTCCTATCTTCCGAGCATCACGGCAGATCGCGCAGAACCTCGCGCACCGACTCGACATCGGCGTGAATGTCGCCGAACTCAGTGGGTTCACACTCACCTATCTGTGCAACTTCGAAGGCGCACTCGCTCCGAAGTCGTTCGCGATGGCCGGCCGCACCGGTCCGCTGCACGCCACCGGCCTGGGCAAGGCACTGCTGTCGGGCATGTCGGAGGCCAAGGTGGACGAATACTTCGATCTCGCTCCCCAGCGGTTCACACCGCACACCATCGTCGATCGCGAAGCCATGCAGGTCGCACTGGATGACACCCGTAGCCGTGGTTATGCGACCGAGATCGAAGAGCTCGCGTTCGGCCGCGCGTGCATCGCCGCGCCCATCCGCACCAAGGGCGGCGAGATCGTCGCCGGCCTCTCGGCGAGCGGGCCCCTGTCAGTGCTCGACCTGCAGGCACCGCACCAGGAGCTCGCGCTGCAGATCATCGAAGCGGCAGACGAGATCTCCGTCGCCCTCGGCTACAGCCCCTCCCACTCCGCGACGGCGTTCGCGGCAATCTGACCCCTGTGCTGCGGCATCCGCCGACGGCATCCCGATCCCCCGAGTCACCGGAGACACTGTGAGAATCGCGCGCGTCCAGACATTCCCGCTCTTCCTGTCGAAGGAGGATGCCGACAACTCCTACGCGGGCGAGGCGGCGGTCGAGCACCGCGGTTACATGCTCCGGCCGCCGTGGCGGAGCCTCTACTCCCCCGGCTACGAGACGCTCGTCGTGAAGATCGAGACCGACGACGGCCTGGTCGGGTGGGGCGAGGCCCTCGCCCCCGTCGCTCCTGCCGTCGCCGCGGCGATCGTCGACAACCTCCTCACGCCCCTCATCATCGGCGAAGACCCTCGCTCTGTGCGCACCCTCTGGCATCGGATGTCGGAGTCCATGCGTGAACGCGGGCACCTCACCGGCCACCAGGCCGATGCCATGGCCGCCGTCGACATCGCCCTGTGGGATCTCTGGGGGAAGGCGACCGGGCTCTCGGTGTCCGAGCTCGCGGGCGGACGGTTCGCCGAAGTCCTGCCGACCTATGTGTCGGGAGTGCGGGGTGTCGACGATGCTCAGATCGCAGAGCGCACAGCGGTACTCGTCGAGGCGGGCGTGCGCCGCTTCAAGATGCACCTCGGCACAGACCTCCGCACCGACCTCGCCACCTACGACGCCGTCCGCGATGTGCACCCCGACCTGCAGGTGGGACTCGACGCGCACTGGAGCTATCGTCTCGGCGAGGCGATGGCCCTCGGCCGCGAACTCGACAGACGACACGCCTGGTTCTTCGAAGCACCGCTCGCGCCCGAAGACGTCGAAGGGCACCGCGACCTCGCGGCATCTCTTGACACCCCCATCGCGGTCGGCGAGGCGATGCGCAGCAGGTTCGAGTTCACGGACTGGCTGACCCGCCGAGCGGTCGGCCTCACGCAGCCGGACATCGGACGCACCGGCATCACCGAGGGGCTCGCGATCGCGGCTGTCGCCGATGCCTTCCACACCCAGGTAGCGCCCCACCACTCCGCCGCCTTCGGGATCGCGATGGCTGCCGGCGTGCACGTGGCCGCGAGCTCTGCATCGCTCCTGGCGTTCGAGTACCAGCCGCTCACCCTCCCTGTCGCGAATCGTCTCCTCACGACGCCTCTCGAGGTGCGGCCCAACGGCGACTTCGTGGTGCCGACCGGCCCCGGTCTCGGCGTCGACGTCGACGAGGCCTTCATCCAGCAGTACCTGGTGCACTGACCCGTGCAGCAGCACCCCGAGGAACTGACGGAGTACTCGCTGACGGCGCTCCTGACGCCGCCGGAGCCACCGGCGGAACCCGTCGACTTCGACGAGTTCTGGCAGCAGACCTTCAACGAATTCGGCACGGGCACCGTGGGCTGGGAAGTCGTGCGCGACTTCCCAGCCACCGAAACGCATCAGGTGGCGGAGGTGCGATTCGCTTCTTCTGCTGACGAGCTCGCCACCGCGTATCTGATGATTCCGCACGCTTCGGATGCCGTCCGCCGCGGCCTTGTGGTCGGACATGGATACGGAGGTCGCGCCGGCCCGGATCTCGATCAGGTCCCCGCTGACACCGCCGCGATCTTCCCCTGCGCGCCCGGCACGAACGCGCACACCCCCAGCCGCTTCCCTGCGCTTCCCGACGAACACGTGCTGGCAGGGATCGCGCACCGCGGCACCTACTCGCACCGCTTCGCTGCCGCCGACATCTGGCGCGCCGCGACGGTGCTGCTCGATGCCGTTCCTGCGGTGTCCGGCGCACTCGACCTCAGCGGCAGCAGCTTCGGCGGCGGTATCGGCGCGATGGCGCTCCCCTGGGATTCCCGTTTCCGCCGCGCCGCACTCGATGTGCCGAGCTTCGGCGACCATCGGGTGCGTCTCAGTCGCCGCTGCACCGGCAGCGGCGAGGCGGTGCGCCAGCACGTGCGACGGCACCCCGAGGTGCGCTCCGTCCTGGACTACTTCGATGCTGCGATCGCCGCGCGGCGCATCCGCATCCCTGTACAGGTGAGCCCTGCGATACTCGACCCCGCAGTCGACCCTCGTGGACAGTTCGCGGTCTACCACGCGCTCCGCTGCCCCAAGCGACTCCGGGCGCGGGCGAACGGACACCTCGACGGGCCGATCGCCGACAGGACCGTTCAGCTGATGCTGCAGGACACCGCCGATTTCTTCGCGCTCCCGGAAGGCCGCTTGCAGTCAGTGCTCACCACGTCTGAATGAGCTCAGCGAGTATCGAGGACCGCGCCGCCGGTATCCGACATACGATGACGAAGTGAATGCGAAACTCAGACGGTTGTGGGCGGCCCTCGCGGGGCTGATCAGCGCGGCCGCTGGCTTCGCCCTCGCCGAATTGGGCGCCCTGGTCGTCGCACCTCAGAGCAGCCCGCTCCTCGCGGTCGGCTCTCTGATCATCGACCTCTCGCCCCCGGCGGTGAAGGATGCCGTGATCGCCCTGTTCGGCACGAACGACAAGGTCTTCCTCCTCGTGCTGCTCGGGATCGTCCTCGTGATCGCTGCCGCCGGCGCCGGCATGCTCGAGTTCCGGACTCCGCCCTGGGGCACCGTCGTCCTCCTGCTCCTGGGTGGGGTCGCAACCGTGGCGGTCGTCAGCAGAGCGCAGTCGAGTGCCCTCTGGGCCCTCCCGGCGATCATCGGGACGATCGGCGCCTGCCTCCTGCTCCGGCTCGCCATCCGGCGTCTTCACGACTGGTCGGAGACGGCTGCGACGATGCACGGCGAGTCCTCGGAGCCGGGGGTCGCCCCTACCCGCCGGAGCTTCCTGCTCCTGCTGGGCGGATCGGCAGCCGTCGCTGTCGTCGTGGGCGTCGGAGCGCGTATCGCCAATGCCGCAAGCGTCGCAGTCACCACCGTGCGCGAGGCGATCTCGTTGCCCAAGCCCACGACGACTGCAGCGCCGATTCCGGCGGGTTCCTCGCTCGATATCGAAGGACTGTCGCCCCTCATCACCCCGAACGACGACTTCTATCGGATCGACACCGCACTGCAGGTTCCCGCCATCGACCCGAGCACGTGGCGCCTGCGAGTGACCGGGATGGTCGAGAACGAGCTCGAGATCTCCTTCGACGAACTTCTGGCGCTTCCCCTCACCGAGACGATCATCACGCTCATGTGCGTGTCGAACGAGGTCGGTGGAGATCTCATCGGCAACGCCGTCTGGCTGGGATACCCGATCCGCGAACTGCTGGCCGAGGCGAAGCCGCAGAGCGGTGCCGACATGGTCCTTTCGACGAGCGTTGACGGGTTCACGGCGAGCACTCCGCTCGAGATCCTCGAGGACGAGAACAGGAACAGCATCCTCGCCGTCGGCATGAACGGCGCGCCCCTGCCTGCGGAGCACGGATTCCCGGTGCGGATGGTGGTCCCGGGGTTGTACGGCTACGTCTCGGCGACGAAATGGGTCACCGAACTGAAGGTCACGACCTTCGACGACGATGCCGCGTACTGGACTCATCGCGGGTGGTCCGAGAAGGGGCCCATCAAGATCGGGTCGCGCATCGACGTCCCCTCGAACCGAGCGAGCGTGGAGGCGGGAACCGTCGCAATCGCAGGAGTCGCGTGGGCGCAGCACACGGGCATCCGAGGTGTCGAAGTCAGAGTCGACGGCGGTCCGTGGGAACCTGCACGCCTCGCGGCACCGATCTCCTCGGACACCTGGGTCCAATGGGTGCACGAGTGGGATGCGACTCCCGATGACCACGTGCTCGAGGCTCGCGCGACGGACACGACGGGAGAACGGCAGAGCGGGACGCCCGTCCCCGTCGTGCCCGACGGCGCGGAGGGATGGCATGCCGTCCCTGTGACCGTGCGCTGAGACCGTCTCGGCCTCTCGTCGGCGAAACCTGGATGCTGTCGCGGCAGCGCGAACCCGAACCGCCCCGCGCATCAGATCCTGGTTACGCTGGAATGCGGAGCGGCAGATCCTTCGGTCCGTTCCCCATGCTCCGAACGAGAGGAGGGCGCGGATGTCGCCCCAGAACTTCGACGCACTCACGGCGGACGATCTGCGCGAGGCCGGCAGCATGAAGTGGACGATGTTCCCCGACATGGTCGGCGCGTTCGTCGCAGAGATGGACTTCGGCGTCGCACCGGCGGTGAAGGATGCCGTGAACTCGGCGATGGAGCGCGGCCTCACCGGCTACCTCCCCTCCCATCTCGCCGATGACCTCGCACAGGCGACGTCGACTTGGTACCGCGATTCCTACGGCTGGGGCGTTCCGGCGGCGCGCGTGCATCATGTTCCCGACGTCATCGCGGCGTTCGAGTTCGCGATCGAGCAGTTCACGAGCCCCGGTGCCGCAGTCATCGTTCCGACGCCGGCGTACATGCCGTTCCTGATGGTGCCGCAGATGCACGGGCGCCGGGTCATCGAGGTGCCGAGCATCGAGATCGACGGCCGCTGGCAAGTCGACCACGATGCGGTGACCGCGGCCTTCGCCGATGGAGGCGAACTGTTCGTCCTGTGCAACCCGCACAACCCGCTCGGCACTGTATCGACGCGGGAAGAACTCGAGCGCATCTCCGAGACCGTCGCCGCCGCGAGCGGACGAGTGTTCTCCGACGAGATCCACGCGCCGCTGGTCTACGCCCCCGCCCAGCACATCCCCTACGCCTCGATCTCCGACATCGCCGCAGGTCACACCATCACCGCGGCATCCGCGTCCAAGGCCTGGAACCTCGCAGGGCTCAAGTGCGCGCAGATCATCCTCTCCAACGACGACGACGCCCTGATGTGGGAGAGCGCCGGCGGGTGGGTCGGTCACGGCACCTCCACGCTCGGGGCGGTCGCGAACATCGGCGCCTATGCCGGTGGCGGTGACTGGCTGCGGGAGGTCGTCGACTACCTCGACGGCAACCGTCGCCTGATGGCCGAACTCGTCGCAGAGCACCTTCCCGATGTTCGGATGACGACGCCCGAGGGCACCTACATCGCGATGCTGGACTTCCGCGGCACCGGTCTCACCGGCGACCTCGGCACGTGGTTCCGCGAGAACGCCGGGGTGGCGATGACCGATGGCGCGGCGTGCGGTGTCGCAGCGGTGGGTTTCACGCGCTTCGTCTTCGCGATGCCGCGACCGCTGATCACCGAGGCGATCATGCGGATCGCCTCAGCTCTGACAGAACGCGCAGCGCTGACGTCAGCCGTCTCCTCGCACTGACCGAGACGCTGCGAGAGACACCAGCACAGCGGAAGGGTGGGTATCCATGACGACGCGACGCCTCCTGAGCGCGGCCGCTCTGCTCCTCGCTGCTGCTGCTTTCGCAGCCTGCACCGTCAGCGACGGCCCCGTGGGACCGACCTCATCCGAGACGACGCCCGCGATCCCGGCAGCACCCGAGACACCGACAGCGTCCTTGGCCGTCGGCGGGCTCGAGGCCCCGTGGTCCGTGGCGTTCCATGACACGACCGCGCTGGTGAGCGAGCGGGACTCGGCGCGCATCCTCGAGCTCGACGGCGCTGGAGGCTCGCGGGAGGTCGCAGTGATCCAAGGCGTCGTCCCCGGCGGAGAAGGCGGGCTCCTCGGCATCGCGGTTCACGACGATCAGCTCTATGCGTATTACACGGCCGGCGACGAGAATCGCATCGAGCGCTTCTCGCTCATCGGAGAGCCGGGTTCATTGAGCCTCGGCGCTCCCGAGACGGTGTTCGACGGCATCCCATCGGCGAGCAATCACAACGGCGGCCGCATCGCCTTCGGCCCAGATGACATGCTGTACGCGACGACCGGCGACGCAGGGAACCCGCAGAACGCCCAGAACCTCGAGAGCTCCGCGGGCAAGATCCTCCGCCTCAC
The DNA window shown above is from Microbacterium murale and carries:
- a CDS encoding acetylxylan esterase, which produces MQQHPEELTEYSLTALLTPPEPPAEPVDFDEFWQQTFNEFGTGTVGWEVVRDFPATETHQVAEVRFASSADELATAYLMIPHASDAVRRGLVVGHGYGGRAGPDLDQVPADTAAIFPCAPGTNAHTPSRFPALPDEHVLAGIAHRGTYSHRFAAADIWRAATVLLDAVPAVSGALDLSGSSFGGGIGAMALPWDSRFRRAALDVPSFGDHRVRLSRRCTGSGEAVRQHVRRHPEVRSVLDYFDAAIAARRIRIPVQVSPAILDPAVDPRGQFAVYHALRCPKRLRARANGHLDGPIADRTVQLMLQDTADFFALPEGRLQSVLTTSE
- a CDS encoding molybdopterin-dependent oxidoreductase, coding for MNAKLRRLWAALAGLISAAAGFALAELGALVVAPQSSPLLAVGSLIIDLSPPAVKDAVIALFGTNDKVFLLVLLGIVLVIAAAGAGMLEFRTPPWGTVVLLLLGGVATVAVVSRAQSSALWALPAIIGTIGACLLLRLAIRRLHDWSETAATMHGESSEPGVAPTRRSFLLLLGGSAAVAVVVGVGARIANAASVAVTTVREAISLPKPTTTAAPIPAGSSLDIEGLSPLITPNDDFYRIDTALQVPAIDPSTWRLRVTGMVENELEISFDELLALPLTETIITLMCVSNEVGGDLIGNAVWLGYPIRELLAEAKPQSGADMVLSTSVDGFTASTPLEILEDENRNSILAVGMNGAPLPAEHGFPVRMVVPGLYGYVSATKWVTELKVTTFDDDAAYWTHRGWSEKGPIKIGSRIDVPSNRASVEAGTVAIAGVAWAQHTGIRGVEVRVDGGPWEPARLAAPISSDTWVQWVHEWDATPDDHVLEARATDTTGERQSGTPVPVVPDGAEGWHAVPVTVR
- a CDS encoding MalY/PatB family protein → MSPQNFDALTADDLREAGSMKWTMFPDMVGAFVAEMDFGVAPAVKDAVNSAMERGLTGYLPSHLADDLAQATSTWYRDSYGWGVPAARVHHVPDVIAAFEFAIEQFTSPGAAVIVPTPAYMPFLMVPQMHGRRVIEVPSIEIDGRWQVDHDAVTAAFADGGELFVLCNPHNPLGTVSTREELERISETVAAASGRVFSDEIHAPLVYAPAQHIPYASISDIAAGHTITAASASKAWNLAGLKCAQIILSNDDDALMWESAGGWVGHGTSTLGAVANIGAYAGGGDWLREVVDYLDGNRRLMAELVAEHLPDVRMTTPEGTYIAMLDFRGTGLTGDLGTWFRENAGVAMTDGAACGVAAVGFTRFVFAMPRPLITEAIMRIASALTERAALTSAVSSH
- a CDS encoding PQQ-dependent sugar dehydrogenase — its product is MTTRRLLSAAALLLAAAAFAACTVSDGPVGPTSSETTPAIPAAPETPTASLAVGGLEAPWSVAFHDTTALVSERDSARILELDGAGGSREVAVIQGVVPGGEGGLLGIAVHDDQLYAYYTAGDENRIERFSLIGEPGSLSLGAPETVFDGIPSASNHNGGRIAFGPDDMLYATTGDAGNPQNAQNLESSAGKILRLTPDGGIPQDNPFPGSPVYSYGHRNPQGIAWDAAGALYASEFGQNTWDELNVIEPGGNYGWPEVEGIAGQDGFIDPVQQWAPHDASPSGIAVAGDVILIANLRGERLREVPLSDLTASTEHLIAEYGRLRDVVVAPDGSTWVVTNNTDGRGDPGPDDDRILRVVVG